From the genome of Chloroflexota bacterium:
AAAAATACACAACGAGCAAAACACCCGCACGTGCGCAAATCTCAATTAACGGCTTGACGCGCGCCGTGAGAGGATGCGAAAATATCTCTAGGCGATGCTCAGTAAAGGTTTGCAATTCGCCAAATTTGCATCTGTGATTCGCCCTTGCGGCGTCGCAACGACGACCACCCACGTTCCGACGTCATCGTCGGAACAATTTTTCTCGCCCTTCATCAGGCGCGTGTTTCGGAAATTCTACTACCGCGTGTCCCAGGTGTCAATGGGGAAAAGATAAAAATTTCGCGTGATTCTGAGAAGGTTCATGGTCTAACCTAAACCCAGTGTGCTGGCATATCGCCTATCGCCATCACTGGGTTGTCGTCAACCCCGCCCATTGCTGGCTGGATTGGCTGAGGACACGCTCGGTGAGTTTGCACGGCTTTTCAAAAGTCGCTTGACTCACTTGCCAACCTAACCCCCAACCCCCTTCCCTTATAGGGAAGGGGGCAGGGGGATGGGTCTGCAAATGACATTTGAAAAACCGTGGGTGAGTTTGTGAATGTGGACAAGCGCAGTATAATCTGCGCGACGGTTGGGATTGCTGCGTAGAGAACGCGCGCGATCCAGACTCGCGGTGATGGGGGATGAGAGTGAAGTGAAAGGAGAATCATGCAAAGAGACCACACTAAACTGCTCGCTGAATTGACAGCGGAATATCAACGCTATTCGCCAAAATCCGCCGCACTGAATGCGACAGCCAAAGCGCACATGGTGGATGGCGGCAACCATGCGCTGCGGCTCATGCAACCGTTTCCGCCGCGCATCGTCGCCGCCCAGGGCGCGTACGTCCAAGACGAGGATGGGCACCGCATTCTCGATTTTTGGCAAGGGCATTACGCCAACATCCTGGGTCACAACCCGGCGATCGTTTCTTCCGTTTTGGCAGATGCCTTTGAATCGCGCCGGGGTCTCCAAACCGGCTTTACCGACCGGCTGCAAGTTGAAACAGCAGAGATTCTCTGCCGGCAAACCGGCGCGGAGCGCGTTCGTTTTACAACGAGCGGCGCGCTGGCGACGATGTACGCGATCATGCTCGGCGGCGCGTTTACCCAGCGTAATCTCGTAATGAAAATCGGCGGCGGGTGGCACGGCGGGCAACCTTGGGGACTCAAGGGATCGCATTTTCAAAATGGTCACGGCTTTGACTCCTTGGACAGCGCCGGGCTTGCCCCAGGCACGCGCGATCAAGTTCTCATTACGCGTTTCAACGATCCGGCGATGCTCGAAAAACAGTTTCGTCAGTACGGCGATAAGATCGCCGGTTTCATCGTCGAGCCATTCATCGGCGCGGGCGGCTCGATCCCGGCGACACGCGAATATCTTCAGACCGCGCGACGATTGACGCAGCAATACGGCGCGGTGCTGATTTTCGACGAGGTCATCTCCGGCTTTCGCTTTCGCGCGGGCGATGCCGGCGCGCTGTTTGGCGTCAAGCCCGACTTGGCAACCTTCGCCAAAGCGATTGGTGGCGGAATGCCGGTTGCCGCCGTCGCCGGGCGCGCCGACATCATGAACTTGGTGGGGCGTGGAAGCAGCCGCCCGGTCGCGTTTTCGGGTGGCACGTACTCGGGTCATCCCGCCGCGATGTTAGCGGCGAAAACGTTCATGACGTACCTCGTCGAGCATGAAGCGGAGATTTATCCGCGCCTTGCGGCGCTGGGTCAAAAAACCCGGCAGACGATTGTATCGGCGTTCACGGAAGAGGGCATTTACGCGTACTGCACCGGCAAACCCAACGATGCCATCACCGGCATTTCGTTGGCGATGCTTTTCTTCCCGTATCAAGCCGGGCGTCAACTGGAACGACCGGACGATACGCGCGACCCCGACGTGTGCGATCTCGTCCTCAGCGAAAAAGTCTTGCCGATCGCGATGCTCCTGGAAAATGTACATGTAGTTCATGGCTTGGGCGCAGTCAGCACCGCCCACACGGAAGCCGACATTGACCGGCTCGGCGAGGTTTGCCGCCGCGTTGCGCGACGTTTCAGATCATAATTCTGCTTACCCTCATTACCGCGTCAATTGGCAGATCATGCGAATACGGCTATAATCGTTGGCGTGAGCACTTTCTCCATCACCGAACCTGGGTTTCAAATTGGCGACCGCATCGAATTGAATGCGGACGCGAACACGTTGCGCCAAGGATTGTTACCACTCGACCCAGTCCTCGCCGGTGTGCTCAGTCAAGCCGAAGTTGTGATTGACGCCGCTGAACCAACTACGCTGAAATTCAATCTCGCACAAGGCGCGTTCAAAAGCGTCAAGCTCCTACGTCCACTCGCCAAACAACCTGGGACACTCATCCTCGAATGCCAGACCGTTCAGCCGTACCGCTTCCGTCTCGTCGTCGAATCCGCTGCGCCCATTCAAATTTCAACACCGCCCAACGATGTCGTCACCTTCAGCCCGGAAGACGCGGTGCTGCTAGGAAATCGTTCCGCGCTTGCGCGCTGGCGCGATTTTCGTTTGGCGCTGCAAGCGACGCGCCTCGCGATGGTCGCCGGGTTCGATCAACTCTTGTGCCTGCCGTGGCTGCACGATGTCGAACTGCTCGAACATCAACTTCGCACTGCACGCACCGTGTTGCGCCGTCTGCGCGGGCGCGCGCTCTTGTGCGACGAAGTCGGCTTGGGCAAGACGATTGAAGCCGGCATCATCCTCGAAGAACTCGTCGTGCGCGGACTCGCGCGCCGCGTATTGATCCTCACGCCGCCGTCGCTCGTCGAGCAGTGGCAAGGCGAGATGCGCCGCAAGTTCGGTTTGGATTTCATCGTCCACGACGACCCAGGTTTCCGCGAGCAAGGCGCAAACGCCTGGTCAGCGCACGACCGCATCATCGCATCGTACCACACTGCGAAACGCGAGCCGCATCGCGCGGCGCTCCTCAAGCAGGACTGGGATTTGGTGATCGTGGACGAGGTGCATCACTTTCGCAATCGCCAGACGTTGTTGTGGCAGATGGCATCCGAACTGCGTCGCAAGTACATTTTGTTGTTGACCGCGACGCCCGTGCAAAACGATCTCGAAGAATTGTTCAACCTCGTCACGCTTCTGCAACCGGGGTTGCTCAGCACCGCGCGTTCATTTCAAAAACAATTTGTGGATCGCCGCGACAAACTGATGCCGCGCAATGTAGACGAATTGCATCGCCTCCTCGCCGAAGTGATGGTACGCAATCGCCGCTCGACGGTTGGGCTGGCGCTGACGCGGCGGATTGCGAAAACCCATTTCGTCACGCTGAACGACCAGGAACGCGCACTGTACGATGACGTTTCGCGTTTTGTGCGCCAGCGTTTGAATATTCCCAGTGATTCCAAATCCCTGCGGGACGGTTCCCAGCCAAAACGCGCGTTATCGCGCATGTCGCTCATCACCTTGCAAAAAGAATTGGGCAGCGCGAGCCAAGCCGCCGCGCCAACGCTCGCCCGCATCGCGGACGACGAACGCTTGCCCGCCCCCGAACGCGCGACCCTCGCGCAATTTGCGGACACCGCGCGCGCACTGACCGCGAACAGCAAAGCCGACCGCTTACTTGCCTTGCTCCAGGATTTTCCCGATAAGATGGTCGTCTTTACGCAATTTCGCGCGACCCAGGAATGGCTGCACAAGCGTTTGCGCGAGGCGGGGCAATCGGTCGTCGTGTTTCACGGTGGGATGTTGCGCTTGGAAAAAGAGGAATCAATCCGGCAATTTCAAAAGGACGCACGCATCTTGCTCAGCACGGACGCGGGCAGCGAAGGACGCAATCTGCAATTCTGCAATGCGGTGTGCAATTTCGATTTGCCCTGGAATCCGATGAAGATCGAACAACGCGTCGGACGCTTGAGCCGCATCGGGCAGACGCGCGATGTGTTCGTGTTCAACCTTGCCGCAGCGGACACGCTCGAAGCCGCGGTGTTACATCTGCTCGAAGCGAAAATCGCCATGTTCGAACTCGTCATCGGCGAGATTGATATGATCCTGGGAAACCTGGATGAGGAAAAAGAATTCGAAGAAGTCGTGACCGATTTGTGGGTGCAGTCGCGTGACGATTCCGATTTTCGCTCCGCGCTCGACCGCTTGGGCGATCAACTGTTGTCGGCGAAAGAAAATTACTTGCGCCAGCGCGCACAAGAAGAGCGGCTGTTTGGAGAAAAGTTTACGCCGGAGTAGTGCACTAGTGCGATAGTGCAACACCTGCACTTGCGTGCGGTGCAAGTGTAGTGCGTTAGTTGGTCGGTAACTATCGCACTATCGCACTAGTGCACTAACGAACTAAAATGCCTGACCCATTAGAGCAATTCCTAATCGAATACGTAGACGCGGTCGGCGGATTAGCGGATGAAATCGAGCCGCAAGTGTACGACGTGTTGACGCCCGAGGCGGATAAACCACTGCGCGTTGCCTTCGACCCCGACGCGTTGCCCGAACATCCGTCGGCGCAATTGCTCACGTTCGGCAGTGCGCTGCTCGACGACCTGTTGACGCGCGCGCAGACGCGCGGACAAATCGGCTTGGCGTTTCTCGACGACGCGCATTTGTCGCCGCACGCGCTCGCGCAACGCGTAACGCGCGACCTGGTTTTACCGGCGGCGATCACGTTGCGGATCGAAAATATTCGCCCGCTCTATGTGACGCACACGCTGTTTTGGTTCGAGGTCACGTACCTGGGTGACGAGAAAGAGCAAGCCCTGTACCCAATCGCGATTGATCGCTACTATGGTCGGCAGGTGCGGCGTCTCGACGACCTGCTGGAGGGCGAACGGTTCACCGAGACGCGGCGATGGACCTTTGCCGATGCGAAAGCGTTGCCGCTCGACCGCGCGTACCTCGATGCGCGTGATGCCATCGTCCGCACGGTGCGCGCCGAAGTGCACGCGCGGCAGCATCAAACGCAAACGCGGCTCGTCGAACAGACTGAGCGAATGAAGCGGTATTACGCCGATTTGCGCGCGGAACTTATAGAGCGGATTGAACGCGCGACCGCGCGCGGCGATGAAACCGAATCGCTGCGTTTGCGTCAAGACGCACTGAATCGCGAAGAAGCCTTGCGCTTGGACGAACTCGCGCGCAAAGCGCAGTTGCGCGTGCAACTCAAGTTGGTGAATCTCCTGCACGTTAAAATTCCGCGCCTGTTCATTTCCACGCACGTCACTGCCAAACAGATCCCGACGATTCATCCCGCGTCGCTCACGCTGACCTGGGATCCACTCGTCGAGAAAACGGATGCGCTCGTTTGCCCGAATTGCCAACGCCCCACGTTTGAACTGCGCGTGAATCGCCACGGCGCGCTGCACTGTCCAGAATGTAATCCACTGTTGTCGAAAACCAGGTCGTAATGCCCAATCCTCAGCCGAATGCGCTCCTAGCAAGCAAACTCTACATTCCGCCGCAGCGCCCTAACCTGGTCACGCGGCACAATTTGCTCCAGAAACTGGACGCGGCATTGCGTCCAGAAGTGCGTCTCATCCTCGTCTGCGCCCCCGCCGGCTTTGGCAAGACGACGCTGTTGAGCCATTGGGTGACTCAAACCCAAAGTCCGAATGTCACTGCGAGCGGAACGAAGCAGTCTCCGAGCAACTTGGAGATTGCTTCGCGAAAAGCGCTCGCAATGACAGGCAGGGGCGACTTTGACAATACCCGCCCGGTCGCTTGGCTCTCGCTCGACGAAGGCGATAACGATCTGATTCGTTGCTTGACGTACTTGATCGCGGCTTTGCAACGAGTGAACCCAGGTTTGGGCGAGGTCGCGTTGTCCATGCTGCAAACTCCGCAACCACCGGCTATCGAGCCGATCCTCACTGCATTGATCAACGATCTTTCCGAGAGCACGAACTCGTTTGTCCTCATCCTCGACGATTATCACGTCATCAAATCCCGACCCATCCACGATGCGATCATTTTCCTGATTGATCATTTGCCAACGCCGATGCACTTGGTCATCGCAACCCGCGCCGACCCGCCGATCCCGCTGGCGCGTCTGCGCGGACGAATGCAGTTGGTCGAACTGCGCGCCGCCGATCTACGATTCGCTGGCGACGAGGTCGCGACTTTTCTCAATCAAGTCATGGCGCTGAATCTCTCCGGCGACGATGTCGCGGGACTGGAAGCGCGCACTGAGGGCTGGATCGTCGGGCTGCAATTGGCGGCGCTTTCGATGC
Proteins encoded in this window:
- a CDS encoding aminotransferase class III-fold pyridoxal phosphate-dependent enzyme gives rise to the protein MQRDHTKLLAELTAEYQRYSPKSAALNATAKAHMVDGGNHALRLMQPFPPRIVAAQGAYVQDEDGHRILDFWQGHYANILGHNPAIVSSVLADAFESRRGLQTGFTDRLQVETAEILCRQTGAERVRFTTSGALATMYAIMLGGAFTQRNLVMKIGGGWHGGQPWGLKGSHFQNGHGFDSLDSAGLAPGTRDQVLITRFNDPAMLEKQFRQYGDKIAGFIVEPFIGAGGSIPATREYLQTARRLTQQYGAVLIFDEVISGFRFRAGDAGALFGVKPDLATFAKAIGGGMPVAAVAGRADIMNLVGRGSSRPVAFSGGTYSGHPAAMLAAKTFMTYLVEHEAEIYPRLAALGQKTRQTIVSAFTEEGIYAYCTGKPNDAITGISLAMLFFPYQAGRQLERPDDTRDPDVCDLVLSEKVLPIAMLLENVHVVHGLGAVSTAHTEADIDRLGEVCRRVARRFRS
- a CDS encoding DEAD/DEAH box helicase; the protein is MVAGFDQLLCLPWLHDVELLEHQLRTARTVLRRLRGRALLCDEVGLGKTIEAGIILEELVVRGLARRVLILTPPSLVEQWQGEMRRKFGLDFIVHDDPGFREQGANAWSAHDRIIASYHTAKREPHRAALLKQDWDLVIVDEVHHFRNRQTLLWQMASELRRKYILLLTATPVQNDLEELFNLVTLLQPGLLSTARSFQKQFVDRRDKLMPRNVDELHRLLAEVMVRNRRSTVGLALTRRIAKTHFVTLNDQERALYDDVSRFVRQRLNIPSDSKSLRDGSQPKRALSRMSLITLQKELGSASQAAAPTLARIADDERLPAPERATLAQFADTARALTANSKADRLLALLQDFPDKMVVFTQFRATQEWLHKRLREAGQSVVVFHGGMLRLEKEESIRQFQKDARILLSTDAGSEGRNLQFCNAVCNFDLPWNPMKIEQRVGRLSRIGQTRDVFVFNLAAADTLEAAVLHLLEAKIAMFELVIGEIDMILGNLDEEKEFEEVVTDLWVQSRDDSDFRSALDRLGDQLLSAKENYLRQRAQEERLFGEKFTPE